Proteins from a genomic interval of Sphingobacterium lactis:
- a CDS encoding DNA-directed RNA polymerase subunit omega, whose amino-acid sequence MNQNKNTVPNSTVTRDLRELDQSTDNLYESIVVISKRANQIAVDMKEELNQKLSEFASSNDNLEEVFENREQIEISKHYERMPKPTLVAVDEFLHDKVYFRNPSKEQE is encoded by the coding sequence ATGAACCAGAATAAAAACACCGTTCCAAACAGCACGGTAACTCGTGACTTAAGAGAGTTGGACCAGAGCACAGACAACCTGTACGAATCTATCGTCGTAATCAGCAAACGTGCGAACCAAATCGCTGTGGACATGAAAGAAGAGTTGAACCAAAAGCTTTCTGAATTTGCGAGCAGCAATGATAATTTAGAGGAAGTGTTCGAAAATCGTGAGCAAATCGAGATCTCAAAACATTATGAGCGTATGCCTAAGCCTACATTGGTAGCGGTTGACGAATTCTTGCACGATAAAGTATACTTTAGAAACCCATCTAAAGAACAAGAGTAA
- a CDS encoding outer membrane protein assembly factor BamD, with the protein MFLKNHVFSLIVGLFLLLSLGSCKSKFEKLRASNNVQMKYQEAVKYYEKEKYSKALTLFQELLTKYRGTADAEDLNYYTAYSAYKLKDYISARFHFGNFATSYPNSPRAEECRFMSAYCYYLDSPRSNLDQENTRKAIDQLQLFVNLYPESERAKEAGDLIQNLREKLEKKAFDNAKLYYNMGLPDDYRAAVIALENVLKEYPDTKHAEEIEFLLVKSQYLFADNSYPHRQEERFNQMIDYYDSFAEHYPESKYISEANGLRSSADRKIATALKILANDEKNRKQQEKDLGVSTPNGVPIETEAK; encoded by the coding sequence ATGTTTTTAAAGAATCATGTATTTAGCCTAATTGTAGGCTTGTTTCTTTTATTGAGTCTGGGCAGTTGTAAGAGTAAATTCGAAAAACTACGTGCCAGCAATAATGTGCAAATGAAGTATCAGGAGGCTGTAAAGTACTACGAGAAAGAGAAGTACTCCAAGGCATTGACCTTATTCCAGGAACTCCTAACGAAATATCGCGGTACCGCCGATGCAGAAGATCTCAACTATTATACAGCCTATTCGGCTTACAAGTTGAAGGATTATATCTCGGCTCGCTTTCACTTTGGTAATTTCGCAACCAGCTACCCGAACTCCCCGCGTGCCGAGGAATGTCGGTTTATGTCTGCTTACTGTTATTACCTCGATTCTCCACGGTCGAACCTCGATCAAGAGAATACCCGTAAAGCGATCGATCAATTGCAGCTCTTTGTAAATCTCTATCCGGAGTCGGAGCGCGCCAAGGAAGCCGGTGACCTGATCCAGAATCTTCGCGAAAAATTGGAAAAGAAAGCCTTCGATAACGCCAAGTTGTACTACAACATGGGCTTACCGGATGATTACCGTGCGGCCGTTATCGCATTGGAGAATGTGTTGAAGGAGTATCCAGATACCAAGCATGCTGAAGAAATCGAATTCCTTTTGGTGAAATCGCAATACCTCTTTGCCGACAACAGCTATCCGCACCGTCAGGAAGAGCGCTTCAACCAAATGATCGATTACTACGACAGCTTTGCTGAACATTATCCAGAAAGCAAGTACATCAGTGAGGCGAACGGATTGCGAAGTTCCGCAGACCGCAAGATCGCAACGGCACTGAAGATCTTGGCCAATGATGAGAAAAACAGAAAACAGCAAGAGAAGGACTTGGGTGTCTCTACACCTAATGGCGTCCCTATCGAAACTGAAGCAAAATAA
- a CDS encoding MBL fold metallo-hydrolase — translation MLHIQTFTFNPYQENTYVIYNDEKECIIVDPGMHNYQEENYFSDYIEKNQLKPVLLINTHGHIDHVLGNKFVSEKYGLTPQFHEGELPLVIQVQNYAPQMGIRYEPSPIPETFLNEGDILKLGDEELSLILAPGHSPAHLCIYSREHNFLIGGDVLFKSSIGRTDLPGGNHQQLLDSIATRIYTLPEETVVYPGHGPTTTVKEEKQSNPFIRG, via the coding sequence ATGCTGCACATTCAAACATTTACATTCAATCCTTATCAGGAAAACACGTATGTCATCTATAACGATGAAAAAGAATGCATCATAGTTGATCCGGGTATGCACAACTACCAGGAGGAAAACTATTTCAGTGACTATATCGAAAAGAATCAACTCAAACCGGTGCTCTTAATCAATACGCATGGGCATATCGATCATGTACTGGGCAATAAATTTGTTTCGGAAAAATACGGGCTGACGCCGCAATTCCATGAAGGTGAGTTGCCCCTTGTGATCCAGGTACAGAATTACGCGCCACAAATGGGCATCCGATACGAACCTTCCCCTATCCCGGAAACTTTCCTAAATGAGGGTGATATCCTGAAACTGGGAGACGAAGAATTGTCACTGATTCTGGCACCTGGCCATTCTCCGGCACACCTGTGCATCTACAGCCGAGAACACAACTTCCTCATTGGAGGAGATGTGCTTTTTAAAAGCAGCATAGGAAGGACAGATCTCCCTGGAGGCAATCATCAACAGCTTTTAGACAGCATTGCGACAAGGATCTATACCTTACCCGAGGAAACTGTTGTATACCCAGGTCATGGCCCGACAACGACCGTAAAAGAGGAAAAGCAATCGAATCCATTTATACGAGGTTAA
- a CDS encoding NifU family protein has translation MTLLDRVEQALDTMRPYLQTDGGNVSIEEITPDNIVKLKLLGTCANCSMSIMTFKAGLEQAIKKAVPEIVAVEAINLTDMNDPNAINPNQL, from the coding sequence ATGACCTTATTAGATAGAGTAGAGCAAGCACTGGATACCATGAGACCGTACTTACAAACTGATGGTGGTAATGTTTCTATTGAAGAGATTACGCCAGATAATATTGTGAAATTGAAATTGTTGGGAACTTGCGCCAATTGTTCTATGAGTATCATGACCTTTAAGGCCGGTCTTGAACAGGCCATAAAAAAGGCTGTTCCGGAGATCGTGGCTGTAGAAGCCATCAATCTAACGGACATGAATGATCCAAATGCAATTAATCCCAACCAATTGTAA
- a CDS encoding shikimate dehydrogenase family protein — translation MRRLGLIGYPLGHSFSKKYYLDKFEREGIEDIAYDLYPLADITAFPSLYQRDGNFYGVNVTIPYKQDIIPYLDELSPEAKEMGAVNCIQIHNKDGKFYLKGFNTDAFGFEGSLLPLLKPQHKRALVFGNGGATKAVTYTLQKLGIPFQIVSRTKTAENLSYADLDEQLIRNTPLLINCTPLGTYPNVEECPDIPYEDISADHLLYDLIYNPEETLFLKQGKLRGATIKNGYEMLILQAEKNWEIWNQPQ, via the coding sequence ATGAGACGACTCGGATTAATAGGATACCCATTGGGGCATTCCTTTTCCAAGAAATATTACCTAGACAAATTCGAAAGAGAGGGCATTGAAGACATAGCCTATGATCTTTACCCTTTAGCCGATATTACAGCATTTCCATCCCTTTACCAGAGGGATGGAAATTTTTATGGGGTGAACGTAACGATCCCCTATAAACAGGACATCATCCCCTATCTGGACGAGCTTTCTCCGGAAGCAAAAGAGATGGGCGCGGTAAATTGTATCCAGATCCATAACAAGGACGGCAAGTTCTACCTGAAAGGTTTCAATACCGATGCTTTCGGTTTTGAGGGATCCCTGCTGCCCCTACTTAAACCACAGCACAAGCGTGCCTTGGTATTCGGCAATGGAGGTGCGACAAAAGCTGTTACCTATACGCTCCAAAAACTGGGCATCCCGTTTCAGATCGTTAGCCGAACGAAGACAGCGGAAAACCTATCCTATGCAGATCTGGATGAACAGCTCATCCGCAATACCCCACTACTTATCAATTGTACCCCTCTGGGCACCTATCCTAACGTTGAGGAGTGTCCGGATATCCCATATGAGGACATTTCAGCGGATCATCTATTGTACGATCTCATCTACAATCCGGAAGAGACCCTTTTCCTAAAGCAAGGCAAACTGCGGGGAGCCACCATTAAAAATGGCTATGAAATGCTCATCCTCCAAGCGGAAAAGAACTGGGAGATCTGGAACCAACCACAATAA
- a CDS encoding ABC transporter permease yields the protein MKLPLFFAKRYLFSKKSVNAINIISTISMVGVLVSTAALVIVLSFYNGLEKFILSQYSIFSPEYRIEPTSGKVFSGKDEVFTAVRNLPQITSYSEVLEDKVLAEYHHQQFVGRLKGVESSSLQHMSNGDMLLEGNLSIQQDSTYFAILGTTVQANLQIPLHGIDNSVMLNIPDKHASPSNINPLEDIRSRAIRPSGILGYQPGFEDLIIVPLDFAKDLLNEHDQISAIEIYANNDNSTKIQKEIQGIIGDKYTVKNREQQNPTLYKTVKSEKWIVFFIVTIIGIIAIFNIIGSLTMLVIDKKQDMVVLNSLGTNNNLIQNIFFYQGMMIAMIGSFVGAVIGLIFCLLQERYGFVKTGEGSLFESYPVDVRYMDLVLIFVTVMIVSTIVSYMASRLNVKGFNGLKSV from the coding sequence ATGAAACTTCCATTATTCTTTGCAAAACGATACCTCTTCTCCAAGAAGTCGGTCAACGCGATCAACATCATCTCGACGATCAGTATGGTCGGCGTGTTGGTCAGCACGGCAGCCTTGGTGATCGTGCTCTCGTTTTACAATGGATTGGAAAAATTCATTCTTTCGCAATACAGTATATTTTCTCCGGAATACCGCATAGAACCAACTTCTGGAAAGGTATTTTCCGGTAAGGACGAGGTGTTTACTGCAGTCCGGAACTTACCACAGATCACATCCTATAGTGAAGTTTTGGAGGACAAGGTTTTGGCGGAATACCACCACCAGCAATTCGTCGGGCGTTTGAAGGGAGTGGAATCGAGCAGCCTACAGCATATGTCCAATGGCGACATGCTCTTGGAGGGAAATCTTTCTATCCAGCAGGACAGCACCTATTTCGCCATTCTCGGCACAACGGTGCAGGCCAACCTACAGATCCCCCTGCATGGCATAGATAATTCAGTCATGCTCAACATACCGGACAAACATGCCTCCCCTTCCAACATCAATCCTTTGGAAGATATCCGATCCCGAGCGATCAGGCCGAGCGGAATCCTGGGCTATCAACCAGGCTTTGAAGACCTCATCATTGTTCCGTTGGACTTTGCAAAGGATTTGCTCAATGAGCACGACCAAATCTCGGCCATCGAGATCTATGCGAACAATGACAATTCCACAAAGATCCAGAAAGAAATTCAGGGAATCATTGGAGACAAGTACACCGTAAAGAACAGGGAACAACAGAACCCTACACTATACAAGACCGTTAAGTCGGAAAAATGGATCGTGTTCTTTATTGTCACCATCATCGGCATCATTGCGATTTTCAATATCATCGGGTCATTGACCATGTTGGTTATCGATAAAAAGCAGGATATGGTCGTATTGAACAGTCTGGGTACCAACAATAACCTGATCCAAAACATCTTTTTCTACCAAGGGATGATGATCGCCATGATCGGAAGTTTCGTTGGCGCGGTAATCGGTTTGATTTTCTGTCTGTTGCAGGAACGATACGGATTCGTTAAAACAGGAGAAGGCTCGCTCTTTGAGTCCTATCCAGTCGACGTTCGCTATATGGATCTGGTGTTGATCTTTGTCACGGTCATGATCGTATCCACCATTGTATCCTACATGGCGTCCCGCCTCAATGTAAAAGGCTTTAACGGCTTAAAAAGTGTATAA
- the coaBC gene encoding bifunctional phosphopantothenoylcysteine decarboxylase/phosphopantothenate--cysteine ligase CoaBC yields the protein MPLRDKHIVIAVSGSIAAYKIATLVRLLRKAGASIQVLMTEEATQFITPLTLSTLSGNPVLVDYYDPKTGEWNNHVHIAQAADLILIAPATANTLAKCAQGLCDNLVQAVYLSAKSPVYIAPAMDLDMWIHPAVKNNIALLESYGNLIIQPGNGELASGLVGEGRLAEPEEILDFISMNLEQDLPLKGKKALVSAGPTYEAIDPVRFIGNHSSGKMGYAIAGQLAKLGAEITLVSGPTALTTPKGVRKIDVKSAQQMLDACAEHFPAADITVMSAAVADYTPTEVADQKIKKKAEDFSIALQKTKDILATLGAQKRPDQVLVGFALETNNELENAKDKLKRKNLDFIVLNSMQDKGAGFAHDTNKVTVIQKDGQVMAFDLKSKEEVAIDICHLILQQLS from the coding sequence ATGCCTTTAAGGGACAAACATATTGTAATTGCTGTAAGTGGCAGTATTGCCGCTTACAAAATTGCAACGTTGGTCCGTTTACTGAGAAAGGCGGGTGCGTCGATTCAAGTCCTCATGACCGAAGAGGCGACCCAATTTATTACTCCCCTTACCCTTTCCACCCTATCCGGTAACCCCGTTCTGGTCGATTATTACGACCCTAAAACTGGGGAGTGGAATAACCATGTCCATATTGCCCAAGCTGCAGACCTGATCCTCATTGCCCCGGCAACGGCCAATACCTTGGCGAAATGTGCGCAGGGACTCTGCGACAACCTGGTCCAAGCAGTCTATCTATCAGCGAAAAGCCCAGTCTATATCGCTCCAGCAATGGACTTGGATATGTGGATCCACCCTGCTGTAAAAAATAATATCGCGCTTCTGGAATCTTACGGCAACCTGATCATTCAACCTGGAAATGGAGAATTGGCGAGTGGCCTAGTTGGTGAAGGACGTTTGGCCGAACCGGAAGAAATTCTCGATTTCATCAGCATGAATCTGGAACAGGACTTGCCGCTGAAGGGAAAAAAAGCATTGGTTTCCGCCGGACCTACCTATGAAGCCATAGACCCCGTTCGTTTCATTGGAAACCACTCCAGCGGTAAAATGGGCTATGCCATCGCAGGGCAATTGGCAAAACTTGGAGCTGAGATAACTTTGGTAAGCGGCCCAACTGCACTAACTACACCCAAAGGCGTACGGAAAATTGATGTGAAGTCGGCGCAACAGATGCTTGATGCCTGCGCAGAACACTTTCCTGCTGCAGATATCACGGTGATGAGTGCGGCCGTAGCCGATTACACCCCAACAGAGGTCGCTGATCAGAAGATTAAGAAGAAAGCTGAAGATTTTTCCATCGCACTTCAGAAAACCAAAGATATCTTAGCCACATTGGGTGCTCAGAAGCGTCCTGACCAAGTTTTAGTCGGTTTTGCATTGGAGACCAACAATGAACTGGAAAACGCCAAGGACAAGCTAAAACGAAAGAACCTTGATTTTATCGTCCTCAATAGCATGCAGGATAAAGGTGCTGGCTTTGCCCACGACACCAATAAGGTCACGGTAATTCAAAAAGATGGCCAGGTTATGGCTTTCGACCTGAAGTCAAAAGAAGAGGTCGCCATTGATATCTGCCACCTCATCTTGCAACAACTATCTTAA